TCGAGTTAGCCGAAGCCACGGCCGCGCCGGGCGAAACCCGCCTCGTCGCCTGGACCGAACAGGAACTGCCGGGATTAAAGATCGATCCGCCGGCCGCGCAGAACCGCCGGCTCACGTTGGTCGTAGCACATTTGGATTACGGCGCCCTCGCAGTTCCGCAGAAGGACGCCGTGGCCTGGCTCGACGTCGTCCCCGCCAGCGACGCCCACTTCGCCGATCCCAACGAGGACGATGACGAATAGCCGTAAGTTCTGTCAGTACGCGAGAATACTCCGTTCACTCTTGATACGTGGCAATTAATTCCATCGACCGCCCGACGAGGAAGACGCGAACTCCATGATCGAATTGATTGATTTCGGTAAGAAGTACGGCGACTTCACGGCGGTCGAGCGACTGAACCTCAAGATCGAAGCAGGCGAACTGTTCGGCTTCATCGGCCCCAACGGCGCTGGCAAGAGCACGTCGATTCGCTTTCTCGCCACGCTCCTCAAAGCCACGCACGGCGAAGGCATCGTCAACGGCCATAGCGTGACGCGCGACCCGATGGGCGTCCGCCGCAGCGTCGGCTACATGCCGGACAACTTTGGCGTCTACGACGGCATGAAAGTCTGGGAATTCCTCGATTTCTTCGCGGTCGCCTACCAGATTCCTCGCGGCAAGCGCAAATCGGTCATCAGCGACGTGCTGGAACTGCTGGACCTGACGCACAAGCGCGACGACTTCGTGAACGGCCTCTCGCGCGGCATGAAGCAGCGGTTGTGTCTGGCCAAAACGCTGGTTCACGATCCGCCGGTGCTGATTCTCGACGAGCCCTCCAGCGGCCTCGATCCCCGGGCGCGCCTGGAAGTGAAAGCGCTGCTCAAAGAGCTGCGCCGCATGGGCAAGACGATCCTCATTTCCAGCCATATTCTCACGGAATTGGCCGATACCTGCACGTCGATCGGTATCATCGAACGCGGTCAACTGCTGATGCACGGGCCGATGAAAGAAGTCTATCGACGCATCCAGCGCAATCGCATTCTGGATATCAAGTTCCTGGAGCGCGCGGATATTGGCATGTCGATCCTGCGCAGCATGCCGGAAACGTTGGACGTGCAAATGGACGGCGATAACCGGGTCACCGTGGAAATCGCCGGCGACGATACGCTCGTGGCGAACCTCC
This is a stretch of genomic DNA from Planctomycetia bacterium. It encodes these proteins:
- a CDS encoding ABC transporter ATP-binding protein, with translation MIELIDFGKKYGDFTAVERLNLKIEAGELFGFIGPNGAGKSTSIRFLATLLKATHGEGIVNGHSVTRDPMGVRRSVGYMPDNFGVYDGMKVWEFLDFFAVAYQIPRGKRKSVISDVLELLDLTHKRDDFVNGLSRGMKQRLCLAKTLVHDPPVLILDEPSSGLDPRARLEVKALLKELRRMGKTILISSHILTELADTCTSIGIIERGQLLMHGPMKEVYRRIQRNRILDIKFLERADIGMSILRSMPETLDVQMDGDNRVTVEIAGDDTLVANLLERLIRDGVRMHSFGEKDPTLEDVFMLVTKGLVI